Part of the Prunus dulcis chromosome 8, ALMONDv2, whole genome shotgun sequence genome is shown below.
tggaattttgaaaattgtgtgaggatataatgggtaaaaaagatgaattcatAATGGATGAATTCTCtaggaattagaataccatCTCCTATTCAGAAattgaattcctccaaaatcaggaattcaattcctagtTTTGTGTGGGCTCCGcttacttttcaattccttgatGTGAAGTAAACGAAGGAATTCTCCATAGGcggaattcaattcctgatgAGAATTCCAATTCTTGATTAGTAAACGCACCGTTAGTTCTAACTCTATGCTTTGCATTCCATTATAATTTCTTAGCTCATCATTCATGCCATTTTAGGCCGAGTAGCGGCACACTTGCACTCAAAAGACTAAAAGCTTTGTTCTTGTTCACGGCCATTCAGGGCCTTGCTCCGTGTCGCCGTGTGATTTTTGGATGAACAGTTTGTAGATGGAAGCAGATTACAAAAGAATCCATGCATTACCTTCTAAAATGACCTGCAGCGTTTAAGATACAATGATACACATTGCAATTACAGTTATACATGGTTTACAATGTAAAATTACATTACACGGTACATATTGCAACTATAATGTTACATGGGTTTTATCCCCCAATATCCTGCTCTCTATCTCACtcaatatgttttttttccaagcAAAACGAATGAAGCCCTTATGTTCTACATCCCACCATTCCCTCAAAACCATGTCTGCGTGTTAACGCCAGTTCGGTGGAAAGAATCACAATGCTTGCTTTGCTTATAGCTGCTCCCGGCTTGATCACCCAATGAAAGCCCCACATGCTATGATCAACATAATCAAAATTGTTGAGCTTGAACGGGTGATTGATGGTGCGCTAGAAAACTTGACTCTCTGAGCCTGGTCTCtggagaagaaaacaaatagaatTATGCATAGCAGAGTTTGGAATGAGAGTTTTTAATCTTTGTGCATGCTAGTTTCTTTTACAAGAATTTTCTGTTAatataaatttcaataaaCAAGTAAAAGATAAGTGAATGAAAACTTTCCGCCAAATTTTTGATATCTTACTTCTGTAAAGATGAAAGTAGTCCACAATATATGATATTATCAGGCAAAGGAGCTTCGGATTGGTCAATCTCAGTATTAACAACACTGACATAAACTTCTTGGCCTAGATACCATGAATCCAGATTCTGTGCacgaaggttccaaatgccaGAGTTGTCAAGAGGAACCAATATGGCTGTCCAAGCTCCAGGGAAGACCTGTAGCCATATGAGCATGAAGCAATTaattcaaaatacaaaatcaaCCTAAAACACATCAACAGAGGATCTCTTCCTTTCCATATGCATGTGTAAATGTGCACGACTACCACAATAACAATTAGCAACCACCAAGTAGTGCAACAAGCATACCAGATAAAAATTTTACGTTAAATGATACTAACACCCTTTCTATTTCGTATCTTTTTGTCCTCTCAAAGCTCTCCCATGGAAAATCTACTGACCAACTGGTTTGTATAACGCATTTGAGCAAAGGGGGTACCTGTGTAGTGCAGCGAGCAACGCCATCCCATTTGTTGTAAGTGCTTCTGCTATTCTCTGTCCACACTCCAATATCCATACTACAGGGAAACAGGGAATCCTTCAAATGTTAGCACTTTTCCAGTTGCATAATTAGGAATAGAGACAGATATGATTTCAAAACTAAAAGCTCACCCCACAACAAAAAATGCATAGCCATCCAAATGGTAGTTCTGAACAGTGGTGTCATTGTTCTGAAAGATGATTTCCATGAAACCTTTGAAAGTACCATTAATTAGAGATGTGTCAACTTTGGCAGGTCTGTTCATCAGTTTAGTTGGGAAATCAAGCTTGTAAACTCCTGATATGTTGAACTGCTGGGCGAGCTTAAGGGGTGTTGAAGGTGGTAAATATGAAATACCATTGAGGGTAGTGCGCCACTTCCCATTTATAAGTTCTGGAGGTCTATTGAGGATAACATATACATCTGTGACAGTGATTTCACCATATTTGAAAGATCCTTGTGGGTTTGGACGGGCAGCACCAGCAGAAACATTCCACCTATAATAGCCCAAATCACGACAAAAACGTAATTAGCCCAGAATTTGAGAacaaaaataccataaaagaaaagacaaaaaaacaaaaacaaaatgaattatTAGTGTATGGAATTTCAGggaaacaaaacaagagaTCAGGCAGATGGAACTTCCCCTAATTGTTTGGATGTAATACCATTCAGCCTCCTCATatgtaaataaaacaaaaggctATGAAAAggattcttttttattgaagACTAATGGCTCAGGAAACATTGAAATAAGGGGTAAGCAATCTTATCAAGCATTCTGTCCATATGAAGGCTACCGCCATCATCATAAAAGTTTTTGGAGGAACTgaatgaacttttttttcttttttcaaatatatcTGTTATTAAACCAAAAGAAACATACTGAACTACAACCTTATGGATCTTGCTTGATTCATTGAGAAATATGTGTCGTAATCATTAGGAGGATCAGGGAGAGGACCTGATGCAGGTCCTTGAGAATTGGAGTAGTGCAAGATGGCAACTCCAGTAGCTCTAGCCCATGAAGATGAATTGACAAAACGAGGGCTGGCAACAATGTAGTAATCACTGCTGGCATTTTGATCCATTGTAACCAAGAATGAAAATGACTGACCGACATGAATATCCATATTTGCATAATTCTGCTGAACTGTGTATGATCCTTCAGTCTCCACTAGAAGCAAGTTATGATTTTGTATTCTGAAATTCAAGCTAGTTGAGATACCAACATTGTGCACACGGAAGCGGTATGTTTTTCCTGTTCCAGGAAATTACCAACAACCGGCTCCCGTTAAAAGTGCAAGATAATAAAAGTGCAAGTGTAAATCATATCAGCATAACAATAAGAGCCCCAAGAAGAAACCAACCCAAAAGGCTGTTGGAGAACATCTTAATAAAAATGCCAAGTTTCCAACCCAAATATGCCCTTAGAGCTATGGAGTATGGACCTCTCACTCATTACCCCTCAAACCCAACAAGAAATATGTGAATTGCATCAATATTTTAGAAAGACACTCATTAAACTCTACATTTTATATGATTCTGGATGATTAGAAAGACGCAATCACACTAGAATACAAGAACCAGATAAAAATTTCACAAAGACACCCCAGAAATATACCTTGTTCAACATTTACCGTCAGGAAAGGATTGCCTCCTTTAATAAGTCCCTCGTCAAAGCGAAAGGGACCTATTCCATTGATGAGCACACCATCCGGAATTCCCAGGCCAGTACCACTTTCAACATCTTTCCTTAGTTCCTGTTCCCTTACAAGCATGAGCCATGCCTAAGAAACCCAATGAATAGGTAGTGAAACACAAGCAGCGGCGGAGCACAATTTATACTAACCTTATGACTCTTTGTGTACCAATCAGTAATGAAGAGGGTAATATCTGCATCTGGCACAGCAAAAGGTAGTGGAATAACAGCTCGGTTGTTTATGGTGATTCCGCCATATCCACCTGACGCTCTCTGGAAGTTTAGAGAAGGGAAGTAAAAGAAACTCCCTATC
Proteins encoded:
- the LOC117638141 gene encoding monocopper oxidase-like protein SKU5, producing MPSSGFFNLVILLCSLGVALGGDPYVFFDWTVSYITASPLGVKQQVIGINGEFPGPILNVTTNWNVVINVKNHLDEPFLLTWNGIQHRKNSWQDGVSGTNCPIQAGWNWTYEFQVKDQIGSFFYFPSLNFQRASGGYGGITINNRAVIPLPFAVPDADITLFITDWYTKSHKELRKDVESGTGLGIPDGVLINGIGPFRFDEGLIKGGNPFLTVNVEQGKTYRFRVHNVGISTSLNFRIQNHNLLLVETEGSYTVQQNYANMDIHVGQSFSFLVTMDQNASSDYYIVASPRFVNSSSWARATGVAILHYSNSQGPASGPLPDPPNDYDTYFSMNQARSIRWNVSAGAARPNPQGSFKYGEITVTDVYVILNRPPELINGKWRTTLNGISYLPPSTPLKLAQQFNISGVYKLDFPTKLMNRPAKVDTSLINGTFKGFMEIIFQNNDTTVQNYHLDGYAFFVVGMDIGVWTENSRSTYNKWDGVARCTTQVFPGAWTAILVPLDNSGIWNLRAQNLDSWYLGQEVYVSVVNTEIDQSEAPLPDNIIYCGLLSSLQKDQAQRVKFSSAPSITRSSSTILIMLIIACGAFIG